Sequence from the Terriglobia bacterium genome:
CCGAGGAAGAGCAGGCGCAGAAGTTGAAGGGCAGGCTGGCGCGACGGTACAAGACGGCGAAGGTGCTGGCCTTCGCCAGCCCGGCCGGGGATTACTGGGTGCGGGTGCGGGTGCTGGGCGACGACCGGCGACGCGCGGAAGAGATCCTGCGGGAAAACAGGACGCCGGAAGGAACGATGTTCCTGGTGCGGCTGGATTAGTGCCCGCCAATCTCGCCCCGCCGCCGCGGGGCTCTCACTTAGCTTCACGCCGTGGACCCTCACGCTCTTCCCTACGGGACCTCGCTCAGGATGACACTGAGTGGAAGACGGCGTAGGATTCTGCGCGCCTATGTCCGACTGCCTGTTCTGCAAGATCATCACGGGAAAGATCCCGTCGAAGAAGGTGTACGAAGACGACAAAGTGTACGTCATCGAAGACATCCACCCGCAAGCGCCGACGCACGTACTCATCCTCCCCAAGAAGCACATCGAGGGAGTGAACACAGCCAAGCCGGAGGACGCGGAAATCATCGGCCACTGCCATTTGATCGCCGCCGAGATCGCGCGGGAACGTGGCATCGAGGACGGCTACCGCACGGTGTTCAACGTGGGGCCGAAGTCCGGGCAGTCGGTGTTCCATCTGCACCTGCATCTGATCGGGGGACGGGTGATGACGTGGCCGCCGGGATAAGTTCCCAGTACTCAGCACTCAGAAAAATCCCTCACGGCTCGGGCGGTGTCTCGCAACGAGCGAACCTTCTCGCCCGCTAGTCACTACCGGCTACCTGCAATCGGCTACTGAGTTTGTTCTTCCTGGTCGTCGTGCGCGCCGTGGCGGCGGAGGATCTGGGGAAGATTCGAGGAAAAGGCGGAGCGCGGCATGACCGCGTCGCATCCGGCCTCCTGCGCCTTCATCTTCAGGTCACCCTGCACGTGGGAGACGAAGCCCAGGATGGAGGTCGTACCTTTCTTGAGCTTGGCGCGCAGCTTGGGGATGGTGGCCAACGGCTTGGCATTGGCGTTGTTCAAGTCGAAGATCACCAGGGATGGAACCTGCTGCCCATTCTGCTCGACGCGGTCGAGGATATCCTTCTCGGTCTTGACGAACTCGACCTTGACGTTGAGCTTGCGGGCCGTGTCCTGGATCTTGGTGAGGAAAAAGAGATCCTCGACGAAGGCGAAGATACGGGTGGCGGCGTCTTCGCGGGCGGGCAGCGGCTCGATCTCGGGATGCTGGAAGAACTGGGATGTGAAGCCGCCGCGCGGGCGGAACTGGTTGCCGCCGTTGCCGTTCTGGGCGTTGCGGTAGCTGTGGTCCATGGGACCGACGAAAGGGGTGCCGCGCTGTCCGCGCCCGCTGCGTTTGCCGCCCGGCGGGTGCTGGGCGTGGCCCTGCGGTCCGCCATGCTTGCGGCGGCGCCGCTGACCCCCGCCGCGGTGGCCGGGCTGATTCGGTCCTTTGTTCATTCGCTCTTGTTCCCCGGGGCCCTCATCATTTGCAGATGGAGCCGTCCTTCCGGCGTGTACCCGTGCGCATGTTCGCATTCAGGCGAAGATCGCAACGGCTGGGTCGCTGTCGAGAACTCATTCGTCCGTCGAGCGCAGGGACATCAGCGCGCGGATGGCCAGCACGATGGGCGTGCGGCTGCTTGGAGGACGAAACGGATGATATCTGTCCTGGAAACCCGGCGCAAGGCCTGTTCCTGAACCTGCGCAGACGCCCCCGCGTCCGCGACAGTCCTATTCTACTACACCTGCAATCCTCCCAGAACGAGTGACCTTGGTCATGCGGAACTATGTGTAGGCAGGTCCGCACTTTACCCCCGACCATTACGCCGGTCACTTGCGTCAAGTAACCACAGGTCTAAGACTAGGGTCACGGGAAGGCAAGAAGTTTTGGGATGGAGCGTTGTGAGTAAAGGGCGACAAAACCCGCTGGCTGTGGTAATCGGCGCAATGGTATTGCTCTTGTGCGCGCCTGCGCGGGCGGAAGAGCCTGTCGATGTTGCGGTGCCCGTGGACTGGAGCCACCAGCACATGATCATCACCAACCGGGCGACCCTCCAGGAGCGGATGGCGGCTTCGCGGGACCCTCGCGCACTGACCAATGCGGTGCGGCGGACGCAGGCGATGATGGCCGCCGGCCAGCAAAACCGCAACGCCAAACACTACGGCGCGGGATCGTCCCGCAAGATGCAGCGAGACTGGAGCGTTTCCATGGGGGCCGGGCGGGTGGCGCCCGGCATGTCGCCGGCCAAGTACGGCTTCGCAGTGTCCTCCACCTTCCTGATCGCGAGTTGCACGACCGACTACGCGGTGTATGGCCTCGATGTGGCGGGCACGGCGAACACGCCCGGGGGCCAGGCGAACCTGGTCGGTCTGCGCAACCTTTACAGCGGCAGTGCCGGGTACTGTGGGTTGGCCAGCATCGCCGCCTCCGGCGCATCGCGCGTCGGCAACGTGGTCACAATCACCACGACCGCGCCGCATGGCTTTACGGCCGGCATGCAGGTGGCCATCGCCGGAGTGGCCAACGTGAGTTTCAACGGGACATTCACGGTGGCTTCCGTGCCGAGCGCGATCGCGTTCACATACGCGCAGGTCGCGGCCAACGCAACCAGCGGCGGCGGCACGGCGTCGTTCGCCTCCGCGTCGGTGGCCTTCGCCTACAACATCACGACCGCAGCGGGCGGACGCATCCTGACCTCGCCCAGCATCTCGCTGGACGGAAGGAAGATCGCCTTCGTCGAGAGCACGGGGACGGCGTCCATCTTCCACGTGCTGACGCTCGACCCGTGCGTCACTTCGACGGCCGGGTGCAGCAACAACGGGACCAGCGCGACCAGCTCGGCGGTGCCGGGGAATGGGAATGCGGCCTCGATGGTCTCGATCACGTATTCGCATTCGAGCAATACGCTCTCGTCGCCGTGGATCGATTACTCGCCGGCGGGTGATGCGGCGTACGTCGGCGATGATAACGGCACCCTCTACCGCATCAAGGGGGTGTTCTACGGCGCTCCCGCGCTGGACGCCACCTTCGGCGGAAGCGGGTCCATTGTCGTCAGCAGTGGCTTGCAGCTACTGGGCCCGGTACTGGCACAAGGTTGGCTGATGGTGGGTGACAGCAGCGGGACGATCAAAGCAGTCCTGGCTTCCAGCCCGTTCACGGTGGCGTCTTCGACCTTTGCCGTGGGGACTGGCATGGGGGACCCGCCGGTTGTGGACGCGTCGACTACAGGAGTGTTATCGGTATTCGAGACAGCGGCCAGCGGTTTCACGATAGAGCAAGGCATCTTTAACACCAGTTCGCAGCAGTTCACCAGCACGACGTCGGTGAGCATCGGCCACAGTACGGCCGGCAATGCTCATGCTCCGGCGCTGGATAACAACTACTTCCTGGGTACGATCGATGCGACCCATGGATTCATCTATGCCTGCGGCGCCCTGGGAGGTTCCCAGCACCCCGCCCTGTACAGAGTGGGATTCACTGCCGGGTCGCCTCCGACCGTGCGCGCTACCTCCGTCAGAGGCCCGACGCTTGCCAACAGCAACGCAGAGTGCTCTCCTCTCACCGAGTTCGCGAACCCGAACATCGCGGTCAAGGACTTGCTTTTCGTAGGCGATACCAGCGGCGAGGTGCAGTCGTTCGACATCACCGGCGCCATGCCGGGCAACGCGGTGGCCACAGTGGCGGAGCCGGGCGGCACCAGCGGCATCATCGTGGATACCACGCAATTGAGTTCGAACCAGGGATCGAGCATCTACTTTACGACCTTGTCGAATGCGGGCGGCAACTGCGGCGCGAACAACTACTGCGCCATCAAGCTGACGCAGAACGAATTGCAGTAGCGGAAACTTGCGCAGGTGGAATGGTGGGCGCTGAAGGATTCGAACCTTCGACTTCCACCGTGTGAAGATGGCACTCTACCGCTGAGTTAAGCGCCCAACCTGTTGGATTTTATCACTTGCTTTCACCCGGAAACACCCACTGCGCCAAATCGCGGCCATCAATCTCACCCCGCCATCGATGTCATGGTTGGTTCGAAGCACTGGCGTGTCCGAGTGGGAGTGCGTAGTGGGACCAGGTTGGTCAGAGGCACGAAAAAACCGGGTGAGTTCACCCGGTTTTGTCGTGAAGTTTGGAGTCGAGTTAGAGCGACAGTCTGCGACGAACCACGCCCGCCAGACCGAAGAGGCCGCTTCCCAGGAGCATCAGGCTGCCCGGCTCGGGGACAACTTGTTGCTCGGGGACGAACTCGAGGGTCCCGCCGATCGCAAACTGGTTGTCACCGCTGGCGGCAGCATTGATGGCGGCTACCGCGGCGGCGTCCAGCGAAATCAGGATCTGACTGCCATTATCGGCGGCCGACGACAGGTAACTCCCGTACAGGATCCCGCCACCGAGATCGCCGTAAATGCCAACCTGGCCGGAGCCATCAGCGGTCAGCGTGCCGTTCGGCGTGCTGACGTCGAACACGCTGTAGAGTGCCGTCGGGTTCGGATTGACGTAGCCGCCCACAGGAGGATTTCCCACGTTCAAGATCGCGCTGCTGACGTGCTGCCCGCCCAGATTGGCCAGATCAAACGCAAAGAAATCGTTCACCAAGTACGCGAGGCCGCAGTCGCTCGCGCTGCAATAGCCAGCGGCGTAGTTGGTGTTGCTGGCCTGGTGAGAGCCGGTGCTGTCCCACCAGCCGGTGGAATACGCATCGATGACGACCTTTCCTTCGCCGACCGTCAGAATCAACTGCTGGAATCCATACGGCGTGGCACCGAAGAGCAGCTGTGTCTGGGTGTCAGCCGAGGCTAAGGGGGCCGCCAACAAACCTACCGTGAGAACCAAGAAAGCAAGGAGACCAAGCCGTCGCATAGTCGTATGCACCTCTTCTGCTTGATTCAGTGCATTTTGGGGGCCACACGTGACAGCTTAGTTTTCAAGAAGATAGCGGAAAGTTGCGGGAATCGCCGTGCAATTCATTTCTACAATGTTGCAACGCGTTTCACCCGCTGACGCAGAGTGGAGTCGCAGCGACGCGTGTCTTGGGAGCGGAAGTTTATCGCGCATACTCGCCGGAACTTACGCTGGCCGGCTGCTGCAAGGCATCGAGTTCGCGCTGCGCTTGTTGGCGGTCGGTCACAAGATTCTTCAGGGTCTCGCGTTCCCGCTCGAGAGCGGCGTTCAGCGACTTGATGACGTAGTCCTTATTGGTGGCCGCGAGCTGCTCCTGGAGGTCCTGGATCTTCGAGGTCAATGCAGATTCCTGCTGCTGCAAACCTGCGATCTTGGCGCGCAGTTCTTCCATCGGATCGGGCGTGTTCGCAGGTGAGGAATCCGGCTCAGGCTGTGCGGCCTGCGCCGGAGTGTCAGAGGTGGACGGAGCGCCGGCAGCGGGGCCCGCACCTTGCTGGGTCGCGGCCTGGTCCGCCGATGGTTGCTGGTCTTGGGAACGGGCCGGGAGATCGTCGTCGGTAACGACACGGCGCGCTTGGGGCTTGGCCTTCTGCCGTTCCTGCTTGGCCAGGTCACCGAGTGACGGGGTCTGCTGCCCCGCTGCCACGATGCCGGCCAACAGGATGGTCAGAATCCCGAGGACCAGCGCGCGCCATGTCATATCGAAGCCACCTTTCCGTTCGCCTTCGTTACTGGGTCGAGAAGTCCTGCCGGAATCCGACGTTCTCGACGTCGCGGAACTTCGGGGTCCCCGGCGGGAGCTGGTTGGGGTCGAGGAAATTCACGTCGAAGGAGTACTGGCGTGTGGGTGCGGTGTACACCACATTGCAGCACTTGAACACCCCGACCGCATACTGCGAGTAATAGAGGCTGACCATCGAGCCTTTGTACCACATGGTGGCGTTGCCCATATCTTCCAGGTAGCGCAGGAAGTTGTGCACGCCGCCATCGGTGCCGAAGTCCTCGGCCGCTCCCCAGCCCGGCTGAGCAAACAGCTTGTTCTTACCGGTAGCGATAGCCAGCCGGTAGTACGTGGTCACACCGGCACGGGCCAGCGGCGGCGTGCCAGCATTGGAGTTCTCGTAATTGGGGTACTTGAGGCTGTCCAGGTTCCACCAGTTGTTGGTGAGCAAGATGACGGCGTCGGCGATCACGGCGGCGTTGGAACCCTTCGGCCAGGTGTTGTCCACCGCGTTGTAGTTGCCCTGGACGTAGACCGGGTTCTCGCTAGCCACGGTGAAGCCGGGCAGCGGCAGCTTGTTCAGGCCGCCATTCATCACCATGAGGGCGTGGCGGGCGCCGCTGACGCGGTTCTTGCGGCCCGTCTTCAAGCAAATGGCGAGCTGGAGGGTGGGGTTGCCGTTGGCAGCACCAAAGCCAGTCCCAAGGTTGGCCGCGCCCCAGACATCAAGTTTGCCATTGCTGTCCCGGTCCTCTTCGGGATCCAACTTGCCATCCGGGGTGCCCGCCGCAATGGCGGCATTGATGTTGTCTTCGTATCCGTACTCGCCGTTAGTCTGGTTCCCGGCGTTCGGGTTGGGAAGCATGCCGCGGCGATCGGAGAAATAGAGGATGTAGCCGTTCTGGGTGGCGGACTCGACCTGGGTGCCGATGCCCGTACCGGTCTGGCCAAGCAACCAGCGGCGCAGGTTGTCCACGTTGAGCTCAATGATGTTCATCACACCGCCGATCCGGCAGGCGGTCACGGCGCTGTTGGAGACAGGATCGCGGTTCTCGCCTTCACGCGCGTCGTAAAGATTGATGGGATACCAATTGTTCTTAGTGGCAGCTGCGCCGGTGAAGACGGTGGGCTCAGCGCCGTTGATCGTGCCGCTGCCGTCCGTGTCCCGCGGCATTTGGAACACGAGGATGGCGTTGGGATTGATGGCGTTGGCGTAAGCCGCGCCTTGCGCCAGCAGTCCCCGGCCGATGCCGAGTTGCAACCACTCTTGGGTCGCGGCCTGAAAAGTCCCGTCGGCTTTGCGGAACTCGACCCTTATGAAGCCGTCGATCAGCGGAGTACCATTTGCCAGCTTCCAATCGGGGTCTATCGCCGGGTTTTCTTCTGCGAACCAGGTCACGCCGGCGGGAACCGGCACTCCGGCGGCGTAGGGAGCCACGTTCGCCAGGCGGACGTTCTGCGCATCTCCGGCGCCGCCGGGAAGATCGGCAACGGCATCCGTGAGCAGCACTCGGATCTGGGCCTGTGTGTAAAGACGAGAGGCGGCGAGCAAGGGATCCACATCGCCCGCTGCGGGAGGCTTGCGGATGATCTGGATGGGATCAACGCCGGCCCCCGTGAAGGGCAAGGTCAGCGGCTTGGCGCCTGTAAGGCCGTTCACGATCAGGCTGTTGTAGGTGCTGGTTGAGATCTTCGTCCAGTTCCCGTTCGCCGCGCTGCCGACCCCACCCGTGAGGCTGCCTTCGGTCACCAGCAAGTTGCGGCAAGCCGGTCCCGGAGGGTTGGCGCCATTGTCGCAGCCGCCCGGCGCCTTGGGAATATAGATCGGTTTATCGCGGCCGGTGGCAACAACGCCGACGCCGTTGGAAAGAGTCTGGCGAATGATGTCTTTAACAGCCGAGATCTTGGAATGGAAGATCAGGCCGTTGGCGTTCGACTCGGCCAGGAACAGATTGCCATTGGTGTGCACGCGGCCCGCAAAATCGAACATCGGGCCCGGGAAATAACTCAGATCGCTGTCGGAGAAAACCCCAAACTGGAACACGGGGATGAGGGCGACTTCGACGTTGCGGGTCATCTTGACCTCAGCGCCGCCGATACGCTGGGCGCCAACGGTCAGGGTCATCGAGACGATCTCGGCTACCAGTCCGGCATCGGGCCCGGAACTGATATTGTGGACCGAGGTAACGGGAGTGACCCCATCCGCCTGGACGGGGACGACGTACAGATAGGTGGTGAAACCTACGTCCGGTCCCAAGTTCGGTTTGGCGTTGCTCAGATTCTGGATGTCCGCGGCGGTGGGGGCGGCCTTGACCTGGTACAACTGGCCGAGGTCGGACATCATCTTCTCCATCCCGGCCTCGGCGTTGTAGTAGGCCAGGGTGTTGGACTGATCGTTGCTGCTGATCTTGGTTTCACTGTTGACGGTGTAGATCAATCCCACCGCCAAGGCCGACAACAGGAACAGCAGGAGCAAGGCGGCGATAAGGACGAAGCCCTGCTGATTGGATCTCGCTGACCGTTTCATGGTTTGCATTCTCCTCACTTGTTCCCCACCACAAGCGTTACTGGTAGCGGTCGCGGAAACTCAGATTCCTCGGACTGACCGCAGTCCCGAGGATGACTCGTTCAAAGCCGCGCCGCAGCAGTCCCTGCCGGGCGGAGCGGGCGGAAACCCAGACGTTGATCTTGCGAATCTGATTGGGGGTGAAGCCGCTCCCAATCGGGTCGGGCAGATTGTTGGTCGCCACCCCCGCGTTGTCATCGAAGACGTCGAAGGTGAGCTGCACGTTCTCAATGTTCTCCGCCACCGGATTGGGGACGTGGGCGCCGTCCTGGCGCATCAGCCGGGGGGCGTTGGGATTGGTGTTATCGATGCTGTAGGTCGCCATCAGGATCCGCGACATAGTGAGCTGCGGATTCTTGCAAACAGCCGGAGGGACCGGATTGGCGAATGGCCCCAGTGAGGCGACGGTGCCGACCGCGGCATTGGACTGGTTGAACAAGAGGGGATC
This genomic interval carries:
- a CDS encoding histidine triad nucleotide-binding protein — its product is MSDCLFCKIITGKIPSKKVYEDDKVYVIEDIHPQAPTHVLILPKKHIEGVNTAKPEDAEIIGHCHLIAAEIARERGIEDGYRTVFNVGPKSGQSVFHLHLHLIGGRVMTWPPG
- a CDS encoding response regulator; the protein is MPAREDAATRIFAFVEDLFFLTKIQDTARKLNVKVEFVKTEKDILDRVEQNGQQVPSLVIFDLNNANAKPLATIPKLRAKLKKGTTSILGFVSHVQGDLKMKAQEAGCDAVMPRSAFSSNLPQILRRHGAHDDQEEQTQ
- a CDS encoding PEP-CTERM sorting domain-containing protein produces the protein MRRLGLLAFLVLTVGLLAAPLASADTQTQLLFGATPYGFQQLILTVGEGKVVIDAYSTGWWDSTGSHQASNTNYAAGYCSASDCGLAYLVNDFFAFDLANLGGQHVSSAILNVGNPPVGGYVNPNPTALYSVFDVSTPNGTLTADGSGQVGIYGDLGGGILYGSYLSSAADNGSQILISLDAAAVAAINAAASGDNQFAIGGTLEFVPEQQVVPEPGSLMLLGSGLFGLAGVVRRRLSL